The following are encoded together in the Maniola jurtina chromosome 27, ilManJurt1.1, whole genome shotgun sequence genome:
- the LOC123879118 gene encoding uncharacterized protein LOC123879118 gives MGRTSVLIFWIASLTVISLSEAGIPLNLRCSSRPTLSTISRSAAAPFLSAEPCLSFVPGFVLPEPIADLDVDETPESPETAFKTIVILHKAHRNDDNSINIVITRDGKQPTDEQSNECSENNYSDDGNMTDETLMNQDEILDSTNNDEPVPIGASTEELPVQDDKMNLVEKDTPIDENACDTCI, from the exons ATGGGGCGGACGTCTGTGTTGATATTTTGGATTGCATCATTAACT GTGATATCCCTTTCTGAAGCTGGGATACCCTTGAACCTTCGCTGCTCATCAAGACCGACCCTATCCACCATCAGCAGGAGTGCAGCTGCACCGTTTCTATCTGCGGAACCATGTCTGTCGTTCGTTCCAGGCTTCGTACTTCCGGAGCCAATAGCTGATCTAGAT GTTGATGAAACACCAGAATCACCAGAAACGGCGTTTAAAACTATTGTTATACTTCACAAAGCGCACCGCAACGATGACAATAGTATAAACATAGTAATAACAAGAGACGGAAAACAACCGACAGACGAACAATCAAATGAATGTAGTGAAAATAATTACAGTGATGATGGAAATATGACTGATGAAACTTTAATGAATCAAGATGAAATCTTGGATTCAACTAATAATGATGAACCAGTACCTATTGGTGCGTCTACAGAAGAATTACCAGTACAAGATGATAAAATGAACCTAGTAGAAAAAGACACTCCAATAGATGAAAATGCATGTGATACATGCATTTAA
- the LOC123879113 gene encoding uncharacterized PPE family protein PPE24-like, which yields MKTLRYIFCAVFLQIATAQVLSNIPRYATPGQIITNQPMPIQQMTNANINPIAIPDGIPRTGYPNVVNGMPYIPNNLANAPIANAINEQAIVANPNIGGILTSEIANANIGGINPNIATLANMANINGNMATFNLGNGGFTVTSGSPGIPGFGIQVLADALEVGGKVAVNGQIPIFGSVSLNGNLPTEGSASVSYACGGQKTSDGVVN from the exons ATGAAGACTCTTAGATATATATTTTGTGCTGTTTTTCTTCAG atCGCGACAGCCCAGGTCCTATCAAACATACCAAGATATGCTACACCCGGCCAAATTATAACGAACCAGCCAATGCCAATTCAACAAATGACCAATGCCAATATCAATCCAATAGCAATACCCGACGGCATACCAAGAACTGGATACCCCAACGTTGTAAACGGCATGCCATATATACCCAACAATTTGGCCAATGCCCCAATAGCCAACGCTATAAACGAACAAGCAATAGTTGCTAACCCAAACATTGGTGGTATTCTCACCAGTGAAATAGCCAATGCCAATATTGGCGGTATCAATCCAAATATAGCAACATTAGCAAATATGGCAAACATAAATGGCAATATGGCAACTTTTAATCTTGGAAATGGTGGTTTTACCGTTACTAGCGGATCTCCAGGGATTCCAGGGTTTGGAATCCAAGTATTGGCCGATGCTTTGGAAGTTGGTGGTAAGGTGGCAGTCAATGGTCAAATACCAATATTTGGATCGGTTTCTTTGAATGGAAATTTGCCAACGGAGGGGTCTGCGTCAGTCAGTTACGCTTGTGGCGGACAAAAAACTTCTGATGGagtagtaaattaa
- the LOC123879105 gene encoding uncharacterized protein LOC123879105 yields the protein MFLTFFVIIIAYFQPISSQELQIIQLLPSNNIGQRYQSNLIPSNKLGCKCQSCQGQKNLIQSNQCGCRKDQYIVTTNNNECGCQRQLNVLRRNIGCGCQACNNLIPQNDVRCTCNKQNVIPKKYIGCKCQGLNNLLPIAIGCDCQSQNALIPPNTCGCKKQQDILVPLNNIWYESQGSNNLIPVNDIAFTRRLPLNICGCQQNVIIPNSCGCKRLQVPKNIGYEIQGLNNLIPSNSIGCKCKRQNVPPNNVGCVCQRQLNIFPMPKGLISSRIPDMPFEKDITLSNSFSITDLPVTMLQNELSDRINKGNMLHHDNWFNLKDRLAAITDLVSATTSLLSKLTKIDDVNPFPTYKRENVSITEMPVAGNDG from the exons atgtttttaacatttttcgtTATAATAATCGCTTATTTTCAG ccaatctCGAGCCAAGAATTGCAAATAATACAACTCTTACCTAGTAATAATATTGGGCAAAGATATCAAAGTAATTTAATACCATCAAATAAATTAGGATGCAAATGCCAATCATGCCAAggacaaaaaaatttaatacagtCAAATCAATGTGGATGCAGAAAAGATCAATATATAGTTACAACTAATAATAACGAATGCGGTTGTCAAAGGCAACTAAATGTATTGCGAAGAAATATTGGATGTGGTTGCCAAGCATGTAATAATTTGATACCACAAAACGATGTGAGATGTACATGCAATAAACAAAATGTAatcccaaaaaaatatattggatGCAAGTGCCAAGGACTAAATAATTTACTGCCAATTGCTATTGGATGCGATTGCCAGTCACAAAATGCTTTAATACCGCCGAATACTTGTGGATGTAAAAAGCAACAAGATATCCTCGTGCCATTAAATAATATTTGGTATGAAAGTCAAGGATCTAATAATTTGATACCTGTAAATGACATTGCATTTACAAGAAGATTACCGTTAAATATTTGTGGATGCCAACAAAACGTAATAATACCAAATTCATGTGGGTGCAAACGTCTACAGGTACCAAAAAATATCGGCTATGAAATTCAAggattaaataatttaataccaTCTAACAGTATTGGATGTAAATGCAAAAGACAAAATGTACCACCAAATAACGTTGGATGCGTATGCCAGAGACAACTTAATATATTTCCAATGCCAAAAGGATTGATTTCCAGCCGAATTCCAGACATGCCATTCGAAAAAGATATAACTTTAAGCAATTCATTTTCTATTACCGATTTGCCAGTCACCATGTTACAAAACGAGTTGTCAGACAGAATAAATAAAGGAAATATGCTGCATCATGACAATTGGTTTAACTTAAAAGATCGCTTGGCAGCAATAACAGATCTGGTATCAGCTACTACCAGTTTGCTGTCAAAATTGACAAAAATAGATGATGTCAATCCTTTTCCTACTTATAAACGTGAAAATGTTTCGATTACCGAGATGCCAGTGGCTGGCAATGACGGATAA